CGGCTTAGTAAGGAAgcctttatgtacatatgtgctaaATAGCATAAAGGGCGAGATGAAATCTCCAACGAGAGCAACGGCTATCCCTGACATCATAAAAGTTGCAACAACCCTAAAGTTTCTTTCTCAGGGTGCGTATCAGCATTTAATTGGCCAAGACCATCGCGCGGGGCTAGCACAGCAAACCGTTTCCAGTTGCCTTTGGGAAGTTTGCAGTGCAATTGAAAAGGTATTGTGTCCAAAACATAACGTTTTTTCGTTGAGCAGTGAAGAGAAACAGGATGCCAACCGTAGCTTTTACGAAACATGCGGAATTCCGGGTGTGGTAGGAGCAGTGGACGCACATCCAAATGATAAGGCCATCAATTGacgagcatttattttttaaccaaaagcTTAAGCACAGCATAAATGCAATGGTGGTAAGAGTGTTTCGATTAAATaagattattttcattaaacattttttgttctacTTTAGATATGTGatgacaaaatgcaaattaGAGCCGTGAATGGTAGATTTGGCGGTACATCGCATGATTCGCACATATGGAACTTGTCCGGTGAGcgcgaatatttaaaaactgcCTTTGAAAACGGTGTCTCTGGCCAACGAATTCTTGGTAAGCTTTCTAATATATGACCTTAATGTGGTGGTCCGTATACTCGTATTAATATAGTCTTATATAGTATATAACATTCATATGTATAAttgttaatacatatatatatgtatatgtatatgcattttcaTGTAATAAATGCTTATgaacatgcatatgcacatatgtagctattgtaatttattgttattcaactaaaaatacctttatatttttgttatctgCAGGCGACTCAGGATATCCGTTGGAACCATGTCTCCTTACTCCATACAGGAATTCTACGGAAGTTTCagtcgaacatttttttaatcaaaaacgtTCAAAGGAAAGGTCGTTAATTAAGAGAGTTTTTGGCGTTTTGAAAGGCCGATTTCGTTGCCTTCTAGCTTCAAGGGAGTTGCACTATGCTCCAGAAAAGGTTTAGAAATCGAACCGGAACAAGTGAACATGGTAAATATAGAAAATGTAGAAAATCTGAGTTTTGGAAATATAGCTAGACGTGTAagagaccaaataaaaaatgatatgaTTGCCACTCGAAATTCtgtatgaaaaatttgtttaaattaaataattttttaataaatatgaattcagTCTTTTATTTAAGTTAGGTCTACAAAGAGTGAGTACCGAACGGCTGCAGGAAGGTTTCTCAGTCACCTGTTCGGGCACATCGACTGAATCGCTGTCATTCTCCTCTTCGGGCATATCGACTAAATCGCTATCATTAAAAGCTGCTTCTAAACTTTACTACATCCGTCTGACGCGCACCAAACTCCCGCGTGCTACCTATTCCGCCCACAGATTTATTTATAGATAGCAACTCGCTTACTCGCTGTTCTAATTGGTTCAGTGAGGAATAAACAGACGGACTGACCGACGCATTTTGGCTTTCAAATGGAGTTTGTAGTCATCCCAAAcctgaaaattataataatcccattatagaaataaaaagtacacgTCACTAAAGTTACTTTTCTCCAGCCGACCATATCACGCATCGGTGGTCCAGCAGCATTTAGTTGGGAAGTTACTCTCTTCCATACATTATCGACTGTTTTTTTGCGCTTGGCGTCTTCATTAGTCCCTTTGCCAAATCGGGATGTGTTGTCATGAAGTCCACTAGCACTTCGAATTGtttcttttgtgtttgcttGTTGGTCTTTGGAGTTGCcctatatatttttccaaagagGTACAATgaattaatatttcaaatttataaaattacactagtctacaaggaaaagtatccgaaataatttaaactaatatctgcttctctgtccatgcaaaattcgaattgataactaaaattaatttattagtttgagttttcgagatatcctaacctaaaagtgcaaaaaaccccatttttgcccatatttgaggttatgtagccttgcagatgttttctttcaccaaaattaaaggatgtcatctttaaatacaatccttcttttttcaaatggcgttttgtttgctcaaatatcattttttttcgcagagatatcgcattttgaagttttcatgtttcgaaattttcctacacctgaaaatcgattaagataacatagacatgatatagtcgcttactaattttcttgggtttgagggcctgaaatatatggattaatagtatgtaaatttggagtttgtgggaaagcctgcttgcggttatgtgggttagcctgctcgcggcatgataggggtggtttctaggggttagggctgtgtgtgactcggtacccaaaggttagatagtgtagggatgtggtgagtcagcacacttatggtgtgagacaaaattttaagaaaaataagactcaattcaagaaaattagtaatcgaatatatcatgtctatgttatcttaatcgattttcaggtgtaggaaaatttcgaaacatgaaaatttcaaaatgcgatatctctgcaaaaaaaaaaaggtatttgagcaaacaaaacgccatttgaaaaaagaaggattgtatttaaagatgccatcctttaattttggtgaaagaaaacatctgcaaggctacataacctcaaatatgggcaaaaatggggttttttgcacttttaggttaggatatctcgaaaactcaaactaatagagcaattctgaggccagatttggattcagcgcatcataaaccttcggaaatatatagtctggtttctggatctgaatgttggttaaattttgtcggcctgtgttatcaattaatacttacatatttgGAAATTGCGTATGGCTATTACTTGTAGCAAGAAAAATGCGATAGTGACAGCTGTTTGAGATTCACTTTCGCAATACAGAGTTCTGCCGATGCGAAAAGGGAGAAAAAATTGCGAAAGCGCAAAATGTGAATGCGAATGTCAAAATACCGAGTACCGATTTTGcgttttcgtgaattttttctttcgcaTCGCATTACAGAGTAAGAGCCCTGGCCTTTGTGATCCAAAATGGAAAATGAAATCCACCACAATAAACTTGAAAACTCtacaaaatacagttaaaactGAAACAATTTATAAAGTACCACTTTTTGCAGAATTGGGAGATACTAACAATTGGATTCAATTAATAGAATGCAAATTCCATGAAACTTATGACAAAAATGACTATAAGGAAATGACGTATTAAAAAAGCCATATTAGATTACGACAAAAATCAACTGATTATGAACAACAAAAGCATTCCACTTAATTTTCTGGATCTAAATACTATAAAATTCATTACCAGTACCGAAAACGGTTTGGTTCATGTAAAGGACTGTTATAATATCAATGGGGAACTTATACTTAAAGaaggtatatgtatatgattcACAAAATATTGCCGTAATTGTTGACACCTGTCATCACTGCTCTGCTGTGATAAAACTAAACCCTCAAGATTATTGGCCTGTTAC
The Anastrepha ludens isolate Willacy chromosome X, idAnaLude1.1, whole genome shotgun sequence DNA segment above includes these coding regions:
- the LOC128870308 gene encoding uncharacterized protein LOC128870308 — protein: MQIRAVNGRFGGTSHDSHIWNLSGEREYLKTAFENGVSGQRILGDSGYPLEPCLLTPYRNSTEVSVEHFFNQKRSKERSLIKRVFGVLKGRFRCLLASRELHYAPEKV